One window from the genome of Microcoleus sp. AS-A8 encodes:
- a CDS encoding SDR family oxidoreductase, with amino-acid sequence MATALITGASSGIGAAFAKALAASQTNLILVARSQDKLNSLAKQLQQQYPIQVEVCVQDLAIPGAATSVFEAITQKNLAIDLLINNAGFGDYGMFSESSLATQLEMIQVNISALVELTYQFLPQIQQRRGTIINISSIAGFQPLPYMSVYAATKAFVLSFSEALWAENREKGVKILAVCPGPTKTDFFERAGFAQLSTGTSENQRSASAEDVVQETLKALQIDTSNVVTGGLRKKIIVNLPRFFPRDMLLKLVEQQFRPSR; translated from the coding sequence ATGGCTACTGCTCTGATTACTGGTGCTTCCTCAGGTATTGGTGCCGCCTTCGCCAAGGCACTAGCGGCAAGCCAAACGAATTTGATTTTAGTGGCTCGTTCCCAAGACAAACTTAACTCGCTCGCTAAACAATTGCAGCAGCAGTACCCGATTCAGGTAGAAGTCTGCGTGCAAGACTTGGCTATACCGGGGGCTGCCACGAGTGTATTTGAAGCCATCACTCAAAAGAACTTAGCCATCGACTTACTCATCAACAATGCGGGCTTTGGTGACTATGGCATGTTTAGCGAAAGCTCACTCGCTACGCAACTAGAGATGATACAAGTCAACATCTCAGCTTTAGTAGAGCTGACTTATCAATTTTTACCGCAGATACAGCAGCGACGTGGCACTATCATCAATATCTCTTCGATCGCGGGTTTCCAACCCCTGCCTTACATGTCTGTCTACGCCGCCACAAAAGCGTTTGTATTAAGTTTCAGCGAAGCCCTCTGGGCTGAGAATCGGGAAAAAGGCGTAAAAATTCTCGCTGTTTGCCCAGGCCCCACTAAGACTGACTTTTTTGAGCGGGCTGGATTCGCTCAACTCTCCACTGGCACTTCAGAAAATCAACGTTCCGCTTCCGCTGAAGACGTGGTGCAAGAAACGCTCAAAGCTTTGCAAATAGACACGTCCAACGTCGTTACGGGTGGATTAAGAAAGAAAATCATCGTTAATCTGCCGCGATTCTTTCCCAGAGATATGCTCTTGAAGCTTGTAGAACAGCAGTTTCGTCCCAGTCGGTAA
- the infC gene encoding translation initiation factor IF-3, with protein MPVEQKTANRNLPLINEQIRFPQIRVIDTDGTQLGIMSSRDALQIAQDKEMDLVLVGDNNELPVCRVMDYDKWKYQQSKKIGKARPTVLKEVKMSYNIAEHDYQVRVAQSERFLKGGDKVKTTILLKGREIQHIDLAEARLKQMSVDLQEVADLEQQPKREGNRMTMLLSPKTSKKKR; from the coding sequence ATGCCTGTCGAACAAAAAACAGCCAATCGCAACCTACCCCTGATCAACGAACAAATCCGCTTTCCTCAAATTCGAGTGATCGATACTGACGGGACTCAACTGGGGATTATGTCCTCTAGGGATGCCTTGCAGATCGCACAAGATAAAGAAATGGATCTCGTGCTGGTGGGTGACAACAATGAGTTACCTGTTTGCCGAGTGATGGACTATGACAAGTGGAAGTATCAGCAGTCCAAAAAAATTGGCAAAGCGCGACCCACGGTTCTCAAAGAAGTGAAGATGAGTTATAACATCGCAGAACACGACTACCAAGTGCGTGTCGCTCAATCTGAACGTTTTCTCAAAGGCGGAGATAAAGTCAAGACCACCATTCTACTTAAAGGACGAGAAATTCAACACATTGACTTAGCTGAGGCGCGGCTCAAGCAGATGTCTGTAGATTTGCAGGAAGTCGCCGATCTTGAGCAACAACCTAAACGAGAAGGGAACAGAATGACGATGCTTCTTTCCCCGAAAACATCCAAGAAAAAACGATAG
- the hisC gene encoding histidinol-phosphate transaminase — translation MTFFRPNINAMSGYVPGEQPLPGTQVIKLNTNENPYPPSPAALKVLQELDGELLRRYPDPMAGAFRAAASQVLGVPADWILVGNGSDDLLTMIIRACSEPGQRVVYPMPTYVLYRTLTQIQGAEFVEVPYQENYTLPVEPLIETQGAVTFVASPNSPSGTVASVEELEKLATHLSGVLVIDEAYVDFAETDALEVVKKYDNVIILRTLSKGYSLAGLRLGFGVANPALLEGLIKVKDSYNVDAVAGAVGAAAIADQDHKNTNANMIKVSRAQMADELQKLGFHVLPSQANFLLAQSPGGNAECLYKSLKEQGILVRYFNQPQLTDKLRITVGTPQQNEALIKVLGEVLTSEMSKPVSPSLS, via the coding sequence ATGACTTTCTTTAGACCCAATATCAACGCCATGTCTGGTTATGTGCCTGGTGAGCAGCCGCTACCAGGCACCCAAGTGATTAAGTTAAACACGAATGAAAATCCCTATCCCCCATCACCTGCGGCGTTGAAGGTGCTACAGGAACTTGATGGAGAACTGTTGCGCCGCTATCCCGATCCGATGGCGGGTGCTTTCCGTGCAGCGGCGAGTCAGGTGTTGGGAGTACCTGCTGACTGGATTTTGGTGGGCAATGGTAGCGATGATCTCTTAACCATGATTATCCGTGCCTGTTCGGAGCCAGGGCAACGCGTTGTCTATCCCATGCCGACTTATGTCCTATACCGCACTCTGACGCAGATCCAGGGAGCCGAATTTGTGGAAGTTCCCTATCAGGAGAACTACACTCTACCCGTTGAACCGTTAATTGAAACTCAAGGTGCCGTAACCTTTGTTGCCTCTCCCAATAGCCCATCGGGTACGGTGGCATCCGTGGAGGAGTTGGAGAAACTGGCGACACATTTATCGGGTGTGCTGGTGATTGATGAGGCGTATGTAGATTTTGCGGAAACAGACGCCCTAGAAGTCGTGAAGAAGTACGACAACGTGATTATCTTGAGAACACTCTCGAAGGGGTATTCATTAGCTGGATTGAGATTGGGATTTGGTGTGGCTAACCCGGCACTGCTGGAGGGATTGATTAAAGTCAAAGATAGTTATAACGTGGATGCGGTGGCTGGTGCAGTGGGTGCAGCGGCGATCGCAGATCAAGACCACAAAAATACCAATGCAAATATGATTAAGGTTTCGCGTGCCCAGATGGCAGATGAACTCCAGAAATTGGGGTTTCATGTCTTGCCATCACAAGCGAATTTTCTGCTAGCGCAGTCCCCTGGGGGTAATGCAGAGTGCCTTTACAAAAGTCTTAAGGAACAGGGGATATTAGTTCGATACTTCAATCAGCCCCAGCTAACGGATAAGTTACGGATTACGGTTGGGACACCCCAGCAGAATGAAGCTCTTATCAAGGTGCTGGGTGAAGTGCTGACATCGGAGATGTCCAAACCAGTCAGTCCTAGCCTGTCCTGA
- the rnc gene encoding ribonuclease III has product MPKLPTIKDEKLRLQALTHRSYVNEHPDAGEHNERLEFLGDAVLGFLIGELLYKRYPEMSEAQLTRLRSNLVDEKQLAKFATQLGIGDLIQLGKGAIKEGGRENPSLLSDTFEAYIAAYFIESGIEAVQQFVQPLFTKVADSIVFPQSDTNPKNLVDSKGQFQQWALAKFVQNPEYFIIDESGPDHAKEFTAEVRVNGKVYGVGIGRRKQDAEKCAAEVALKKVGLV; this is encoded by the coding sequence ATGCCTAAACTTCCAACTATTAAAGATGAAAAACTTCGGCTGCAAGCCCTCACCCACCGTTCCTATGTAAACGAACACCCTGACGCAGGTGAACATAACGAGCGTTTAGAATTCTTGGGTGATGCCGTGCTGGGGTTTCTGATTGGCGAACTTCTCTACAAACGCTATCCAGAAATGAGCGAAGCCCAATTGACACGTCTACGCTCTAACTTGGTGGATGAGAAGCAATTAGCCAAGTTTGCGACTCAGCTAGGTATAGGTGATTTGATTCAATTAGGGAAAGGTGCAATTAAAGAAGGAGGCCGTGAAAATCCATCGTTGCTCAGTGATACCTTTGAAGCTTATATTGCCGCCTATTTTATAGAGTCGGGGATTGAAGCTGTCCAGCAATTTGTTCAACCCCTATTTACTAAAGTTGCTGACAGCATCGTTTTTCCTCAATCCGACACTAACCCTAAAAACCTTGTAGACTCCAAGGGTCAGTTTCAGCAATGGGCGCTGGCGAAGTTTGTCCAAAATCCTGAATATTTCATTATCGATGAGTCTGGCCCAGACCATGCGAAGGAGTTTACGGCGGAAGTTCGTGTTAATGGCAAGGTTTATGGTGTTGGCATAGGTCGGCGCAAACAAGATGCTGAGAAATGTGCTGCTGAAGTCGCACTCAAAAAAGTTGGACTAGTTTAG
- a CDS encoding CoB--CoM heterodisulfide reductase iron-sulfur subunit B family protein — MASSTLKYAYFPGCVAQGACRELYLSTSVLTQALGIELIELKKASCCGSGTFKEDSQLLEDTVNARNIALAEELNLPLLTHCSTCQGVIGHVDERLKEFQQKDPGYIDEVNGFLKKEGCSPYKGSTEVKHLLWALVGDYGLEALQERVTRKLSGLKCAAFYGCYLLRGQTTIPFDDPFNPESMENLFRAVGATPVYYRGRTQCCGWPISSYATKQAFKMAGTHIQEAMEAGADCMVTPCPLCHLNLDSRQPEVESAIGQKLGLPVLHLPQLVALALGISPKQLGLSKHIVSTRPLLEKLGF, encoded by the coding sequence ATGGCATCTAGCACGCTCAAATACGCTTACTTTCCCGGATGTGTGGCTCAAGGAGCCTGTCGGGAGCTTTATCTCTCTACATCCGTACTCACCCAGGCACTTGGCATTGAACTGATTGAACTGAAAAAAGCGTCCTGTTGTGGTTCCGGCACCTTTAAAGAAGATTCGCAGTTACTCGAAGACACTGTTAATGCTCGTAACATTGCCCTAGCCGAGGAACTGAATCTGCCGCTTCTCACCCATTGCAGCACCTGTCAGGGCGTGATTGGTCATGTGGATGAGCGATTAAAGGAATTTCAGCAAAAAGACCCAGGCTATATTGACGAGGTTAATGGATTTCTCAAGAAAGAGGGCTGTTCTCCTTACAAAGGAAGTACCGAAGTCAAGCATTTGCTGTGGGCGTTAGTTGGGGATTACGGACTCGAAGCCCTTCAAGAACGGGTTACCCGTAAACTGAGCGGGCTAAAGTGTGCCGCATTTTATGGCTGTTATTTGTTGAGGGGACAAACGACGATTCCCTTTGACGACCCCTTTAACCCAGAGTCGATGGAGAATTTATTTCGGGCGGTGGGGGCGACACCCGTTTATTATCGAGGTCGGACTCAGTGTTGTGGTTGGCCGATTTCTAGCTATGCCACCAAGCAAGCCTTTAAGATGGCAGGGACGCATATTCAGGAAGCGATGGAGGCGGGTGCCGATTGCATGGTGACCCCCTGTCCCTTGTGTCACCTTAACCTGGATTCCCGTCAACCAGAAGTCGAAAGTGCGATCGGGCAAAAACTGGGTCTGCCAGTGCTGCACTTACCTCAGTTGGTGGCTTTAGCGCTGGGTATTAGTCCAAAACAGTTGGGTTTAAGCAAACATATTGTTTCGACACGACCTCTTTTGGAAAAATTAGGGTTTTAA
- a CDS encoding tetratricopeptide repeat protein, which produces MSRVMHRRRGSTHAIYRTLECRPDSFEDWYQQGNALFDQERYEEALASYERALEYKPEDYWAWYGRGDVLDALGCYEDALASYDKALKTQPKDYWAWCKRGLVLRQLERYEEAIASYDKALEARPWDYWAWYNKGRVALEDLDWYEEAIACFDKALAERPDEYWSWYRKGDALRQLEDYEAAIACYDQALDQRPRDYWAWYRRGDALRHWGKLEEALTSYGKAVEAKPEDYWGWYQRGEILRQLGQYQEAITSYDRALDNAPDDEYAWYNQACCYALLGNGKPAIASLREAIDLNAEEYQELAKTDSDFNSLRGNEQFNALVFDPFLGQRNGRES; this is translated from the coding sequence ATGAGTAGAGTGATGCATCGGCGACGGGGTTCAACCCATGCTATCTACAGAACCCTGGAGTGCCGACCTGATAGCTTTGAGGATTGGTACCAGCAGGGGAATGCGTTGTTCGACCAGGAGCGCTACGAAGAAGCCCTCGCCAGCTATGAAAGAGCTTTAGAGTACAAGCCAGAAGATTATTGGGCTTGGTACGGACGAGGTGATGTTCTAGATGCTTTGGGATGCTATGAAGACGCGCTGGCTAGCTATGACAAAGCGTTAAAAACTCAACCGAAAGACTACTGGGCGTGGTGCAAGCGGGGTCTAGTGCTACGACAACTGGAGCGTTATGAGGAAGCGATCGCTAGTTATGACAAAGCCTTAGAAGCCCGTCCTTGGGACTACTGGGCTTGGTATAACAAGGGGCGTGTCGCTTTGGAAGATTTGGACTGGTACGAAGAGGCGATCGCCTGTTTCGACAAAGCGCTGGCGGAACGCCCTGATGAGTACTGGAGTTGGTACCGTAAAGGGGATGCTCTGCGTCAGTTGGAAGATTATGAGGCAGCGATCGCCTGCTACGACCAAGCCCTTGACCAACGACCACGGGACTATTGGGCATGGTATCGTCGGGGAGATGCCCTGCGCCACTGGGGAAAACTCGAAGAAGCGCTTACCAGCTATGGCAAAGCGGTGGAGGCTAAGCCAGAAGATTACTGGGGTTGGTATCAGCGAGGGGAAATCCTGCGGCAACTGGGTCAATATCAGGAGGCGATTACCAGCTACGACAGGGCGCTGGACAATGCGCCAGATGATGAATATGCCTGGTACAACCAAGCGTGTTGTTATGCGTTGTTGGGTAATGGGAAACCAGCGATCGCTAGCTTGCGGGAAGCCATTGATCTGAATGCCGAAGAATATCAAGAACTCGCTAAAACTGACTCAGATTTTAATAGCTTGCGGGGAAATGAACAGTTTAATGCCTTGGTTTTTGACCCATTCCTTGGTCAGCGAAATGGACGTGAGTCCTAG
- a CDS encoding protein tyrosine phosphatase family protein encodes MPLANSPKIQVNTNQIEQIYNYLKLSDSVATGGQPTEAQFSLIKEAGYQVVVNLARPDSPKAIPNEQALVESLGMGYASIPVDWENPTLEDVARFFSVMEAICASPKGRRQRRTQQRFAIATQPVFVHCAANMRVSAFMYLYRLIYEGISDEQAKSDLQKIWTPNDTWQAFIQQVIEHYQLLSQHQEVDAAHPTSGD; translated from the coding sequence GTGCCACTCGCTAACTCGCCCAAGATACAAGTGAATACAAATCAAATTGAACAGATTTACAACTATCTGAAACTATCAGACTCTGTAGCAACAGGGGGACAACCGACTGAAGCGCAATTCTCGCTCATTAAAGAAGCTGGTTACCAAGTGGTTGTTAATCTTGCACGTCCAGATTCCCCTAAGGCTATACCTAACGAGCAAGCCCTTGTCGAATCTCTGGGAATGGGATACGCTTCTATCCCTGTGGATTGGGAAAATCCCACTCTTGAGGACGTTGCTCGTTTTTTTAGCGTCATGGAAGCGATCTGCGCTTCTCCCAAGGGGAGACGCCAAAGGCGAACGCAGCAGCGCTTCGCTATCGCAACTCAACCTGTGTTCGTCCATTGTGCGGCTAATATGAGAGTCTCGGCGTTCATGTATCTTTATCGCCTGATTTACGAAGGCATAAGTGACGAGCAAGCCAAAAGCGATTTACAGAAAATTTGGACTCCCAATGATACCTGGCAGGCTTTTATCCAGCAGGTGATCGAGCATTACCAGCTCCTCTCCCAACATCAAGAGGTGGACGCTGCCCATCCTACCTCTGGTGATTAA
- a CDS encoding glycosyltransferase family 4 protein: MGSVESLILDSSPAELQIQHLTTWDGEPSRQSSKHRLKVFTWALIIFLGKLLKGQVDILHIHFSERGSTLRLSILTLIGMAFRKPVIMHAHGCEFHTFHASQPQAIKQILNWMLQKCTYLIALSESWKEFYINNCDLTEEQVVVLPNPVEIPENVPDRTNSQQKINIVFLGRIGKRKGVFDLLEAFAKITPEQREQSELILAGIGQVEQANHLAEKLSLKEHVTFAGWVEPAKRSELLAKADVFLLPSYNEGLPMALLEAMSWGLPVITTPVGGIPEVITHNETGLLVNPGDVQQLAKALQSLIENKSLRLELGSAAKQRVAPLDIRIYSRSLSELYCSSLRTNQNRNFEPTLTGVVTNSRCQ; this comes from the coding sequence ATGGGATCAGTAGAAAGCCTTATTCTCGATAGTTCTCCAGCTGAGCTTCAGATTCAACACCTTACTACTTGGGATGGGGAACCAAGCAGACAATCAAGTAAACATCGGTTAAAAGTGTTTACATGGGCGCTGATAATCTTTTTGGGAAAATTGTTAAAAGGCCAAGTTGATATCCTTCATATCCATTTCTCTGAACGGGGGAGCACGTTGCGATTGTCTATCTTAACCCTCATAGGTATGGCATTTCGTAAGCCAGTCATTATGCACGCTCATGGCTGTGAGTTTCATACATTTCACGCCAGCCAACCTCAAGCTATTAAGCAAATCCTGAATTGGATGTTGCAAAAATGTACTTATCTGATCGCTTTGTCAGAGAGTTGGAAAGAGTTCTACATAAATAATTGTGATTTGACAGAAGAACAGGTCGTGGTGCTTCCTAATCCCGTGGAAATTCCTGAAAATGTTCCTGATCGTACTAACTCTCAGCAGAAGATTAATATTGTCTTTCTTGGACGGATTGGCAAACGGAAGGGAGTCTTTGATTTACTTGAAGCTTTTGCCAAGATTACACCCGAACAGAGAGAACAATCAGAATTAATTCTGGCAGGAATTGGGCAAGTGGAGCAAGCCAATCACTTAGCTGAAAAGCTATCTTTAAAGGAGCATGTTACTTTTGCTGGTTGGGTAGAGCCGGCCAAGCGTAGTGAGCTGTTAGCCAAAGCTGATGTATTCCTGCTGCCTTCCTATAATGAAGGTCTACCCATGGCCTTACTTGAGGCAATGAGTTGGGGATTACCCGTGATTACTACGCCAGTGGGAGGGATTCCTGAGGTAATTACTCACAATGAAACGGGCTTGTTAGTAAACCCAGGAGATGTGCAGCAGTTAGCAAAAGCGTTGCAATCTTTGATTGAAAATAAATCTTTAAGATTAGAGCTAGGAAGTGCTGCTAAGCAGCGAGTAGCTCCCCTTGATATAAGAATCTACAGTCGCTCTCTGTCTGAGCTATATTGCTCATCATTAAGAACTAATCAAAATAGGAATTTTGAACCGACGTTGACGGGTGTAGTTACAAACAGTCGGTGCCAATAG
- a CDS encoding DUF790 family protein — translation MLPTELLINRQNGETIIPKRLPINSEICAIATELIACFQNAVGSTQGDLDRQLLEFEGDSPDYRIKRGLAHILKSSFCTFEVVSPLEPKELRQRVFTLAAQAVPSYQASEATLETLSIALSKELNHEVLPQQIRVGLYADLQENRILTEFDDPAPEALIHRYNLSQVQGIFYRASQMALNAHRNVPGEYKLLFRYLKLFQLMTYVEGDADHGFTITIDGPTSLFKPSTRYGLAIAKLLPALLHVTKWSLTATLQSRDPYSGTPKTGRFSLNDHCGLVTHYPPGKTYDSMLEAAFANRWEALKTEWILEREVDLIPIPGSVMIPDFRLVHPDGRIFLLEIIGFWRPEYLQKKFAQVRRAECDNLIIAISERLNLEKAGVKVANVPAKVIWFKDKLSPKAVLEVLE, via the coding sequence ATGCTACCAACTGAGTTGTTAATTAATCGACAAAATGGGGAAACAATTATTCCCAAACGGTTGCCGATCAACTCCGAAATCTGTGCGATCGCCACAGAGTTAATCGCCTGCTTCCAAAACGCCGTAGGTAGCACCCAAGGTGACCTGGATCGACAGTTGTTGGAGTTTGAAGGCGATAGTCCTGATTATCGGATCAAACGGGGTCTTGCTCATATCCTCAAAAGCAGCTTCTGCACCTTTGAAGTCGTCAGTCCCCTCGAACCGAAAGAACTGCGGCAGCGCGTCTTCACCCTTGCCGCCCAAGCTGTGCCCAGTTATCAGGCGTCCGAGGCAACTCTGGAAACCCTCAGCATTGCCCTCAGCAAAGAGTTAAACCACGAAGTCTTGCCCCAGCAAATTCGTGTTGGTCTTTATGCAGATTTACAGGAAAATCGGATTCTGACCGAGTTTGATGACCCCGCACCGGAGGCGCTCATACATCGCTACAACTTATCTCAAGTGCAGGGAATCTTTTACCGAGCAAGTCAGATGGCGCTCAATGCTCATCGGAATGTCCCTGGTGAGTACAAGCTGTTATTCCGCTATTTGAAGCTATTTCAGTTGATGACTTACGTTGAAGGGGATGCCGATCATGGCTTCACCATTACGATTGATGGCCCGACCAGTTTATTTAAACCCAGTACCCGTTATGGTTTAGCGATCGCCAAACTTTTGCCCGCTTTACTCCACGTTACCAAATGGAGTCTCACGGCAACCTTACAAAGCCGCGACCCTTATAGCGGCACTCCGAAAACCGGGCGTTTCAGCCTAAATGATCATTGTGGTTTAGTGACCCACTATCCCCCCGGTAAGACCTATGACAGTATGTTAGAAGCCGCCTTTGCTAACCGTTGGGAAGCCCTAAAAACGGAATGGATACTAGAGCGAGAAGTGGATCTAATTCCTATTCCTGGAAGTGTGATGATTCCTGATTTCCGCCTTGTCCATCCCGATGGGCGTATCTTCTTACTAGAAATTATCGGCTTCTGGCGTCCAGAATACTTACAAAAGAAATTTGCCCAGGTGCGTCGCGCTGAATGCGATAACTTAATTATTGCTATTTCTGAGCGGCTGAATTTGGAGAAAGCAGGGGTCAAAGTGGCGAATGTACCGGCTAAAGTGATTTGGTTTAAGGATAAGCTTTCGCCTAAAGCAGTGCTGGAAGTTTTAGAATGA
- a CDS encoding pentapeptide repeat-containing protein → MKAQDLLNQYAAREWNFQEANLASIALSGVNLSRADLSKADLSRADLSRAELSGTSFHCANLTNADLSGADLTGANLTQVNFIGTDLTGANLSGADLSSADMRCANLHGANLTGANLSDADLSGADLSGACLKNATLAGACLVGTDLIGVDVSGTDLQEEQINGEITPTGISHKWVSWNGSC, encoded by the coding sequence ATGAAAGCACAAGACCTTTTAAATCAATATGCAGCTAGAGAATGGAATTTTCAAGAAGCGAACCTAGCTAGTATTGCTCTGAGTGGAGTCAATCTAAGCCGGGCTGATTTAAGTAAAGCTGATTTAAGTAGAGCTGATTTAAGTCGGGCTGAACTGAGTGGAACGTCTTTCCACTGCGCCAACTTAACAAATGCTGACTTGAGCGGAGCGGACTTAACAGGTGCGAACTTAACGCAAGTTAATTTTATTGGCACTGACTTGACTGGGGCAAACCTGAGTGGTGCAGACCTTAGTAGCGCTGATATGCGCTGTGCCAATCTTCATGGAGCCAATCTAACAGGTGCTAATCTAAGTGATGCAGACCTCAGTGGTGCCGATTTAAGTGGGGCTTGCTTGAAGAATGCTACTCTAGCTGGAGCTTGCCTAGTAGGTACTGATTTGATTGGTGTTGATGTAAGTGGAACCGATTTACAAGAAGAACAAATTAACGGAGAAATCACGCCCACTGGCATCTCTCACAAATGGGTTAGTTGGAACGGTAGTTGCTAA